GAGCGGCTGCTGCCACCCGGACGTCCGCTAGACGAGCGGCCGAAGTTGCCGCCGGGACCGCGTCCGCCGGAGTTGCGTCCGCCGGCGAATCCACCACCGCCGCTACCTGACCGGCTGCGACCGCCGTTCGAGTTGCCGTAGCTATTGGTCGGTGTCGACATCGGGGTGACAGGCTCGTTGCCCTTCCAGGAACGAGTCTCCATCTGCATCAGGTCGGCCGGGCCACGCGAGGTGAGATCGACAGGCTTGTTGCGCTCTTCCTTCTCGAGGTTCTTGTCGGCCTCGCGCCACTCGAACTTGATCTTCAGCTCGCGCTCCAGCTTGCGGGCGTCGGACTTCTCCTGCGGCATGACGAAGGTGGTTGCAACGCCCTTCTTGCCAGCGCGGCCGGTGCGGCCGATGCGGTGGACGAAGTCGTCCGAAGCGTTGGGCAGGTCGTAGTTCACGACGTGGGCGATGTCATTGACATCGATGCCGCGAGCGGCAACGTCGGTGGCGACGAGAACGCGGTGCTTACCGTTTGCGAAGCCCTTCAGAGCAGCGGTGCGCTGCGACTGCGAGCGGTCGCCGTGGATCACGTCTGCATCATGGCCAAGCTTTTCGAGCTTCTTCGAGATACGGTCGGCGCCATGCTTGGTGCGCGAGAAGACGAGGAACGTACCCTCTTCCTGGCGCAGCATCTGGTCGAGCAGGCCGAGCTTCTGGTCCTGCATCACGGTGTAGACGCGAAGTTCAACACGATCGGAAGGCTTGGAGGTCGTACCAATCTCGATGCGAACCGGCTTGTTAACGTAGTCGCGAACGATCTCCCGGATGTTCGCGTCCAGCGTGGCCGAGTAGCACATCGTCTGGCGGGTCTTCGGGATCGCGCCAACGATGCGGCGAATGGCGGGAAGGAAGCCCATGTCCAACATGCGATCGACTTCGTCGAGGACGAACATCTCGACGCTGCTCAGGTTCACCGAGCGGCGGCGGAGGAAGTCCTCAAGACGGCCAGGCGTCGCGACGACGAGACGGGGACCGCGATCAAGCTGATCGAGCTGCGTGTTCTCGGAGAGACCACCGCAGACCAGGACCGCATCGCCCTTCGAGTTCGGGACGAGCTTGTTGTAGGCCTCAAGCACCTGCATGGCGAGCTCACGCGTCGGCAGCAGGATCAGGGAACGGATCGGGCCGCGCTTACCGCGCGTGCTCGGAACCGAGGTGGCGTCCATGCGCTCGATCATCGGGATCAGAAAGCTGAGCGTCTTGCCGGTGCCGGTGGAAGCGGTGGCGAGAATGTCGGCACCTTCAAGCGCCGGCGGAATCGCCTTGGCTTGCACCGGTGTCGGCAGGGTGAAGCCAGCAGCGGTGAGGCGGCTCTTTAAGGAGTCGGAGATTTTGAAGTCGGTGAAGTGAACATCCGCGACCAGCGGCAGGCCGTTGGGAGAGAGCACAGTCTCGGGAGCAGCTGCATTGTTCGTGGAGTTGTTCTGGAGGTTGTTTGCGGGAACAGCGGATGCTTCCATCTGTGGTTCGAGAGTTGCAGTAGTCAAGATAATCCTTATCGTTAGGTCGTTCGAGTTGGTCGTACCACTCGGGGCACACGACATGAGTCGTAGCTCTTTCAAGCGGCGTACCAAACAAATCAGGCCGTAGGGCCCAGGTATGCAGTCATGGATCTACTTTGTCAGCATTGCTATACCGGGAAGGTGAAGCGCTGCTGCTGCACGGCGAGACTCGTCCGATGACGAGGCCTCCAGCCAGAGCAACCAGCGCGGCTTCTGAGCGTTCAGGCTCTTATAGAAGGTCTGCGGTGGGTAGGGCGGTTCGCAGTCTCTGGCCAGAATCCAAATCCATTCGGAGTCTTTGCCTGCGATGCCCGCGCCGTTTTTAACCAGCGCAACCAAAGAATAGCACAGATTCCCGTTTGTCGTCATCAGGGACCGGTCCAGGCCTGCTTTGGGGAGGTTGCGAAACGTCACAAAATAAGACCAGGTGGCGCGTCCTTGCCGGCATTTCCGGCGAAATCGGTCCCGCCGGGAATGTCCGCAAGGACATTCGGGAGCCGACTTGCATTTATATGTGGCAACTGACCATGCCGCGCTTCTCCAGATACCGCTGGTGGTACTCCTCGGCCTTCCAGAAGGTCGTCGAAGGCTGCACCTGGGTCGCGATGCGTTGGCGATAGGCTCCGGATGCGTTCAGGTCGGCGATCTTGGAACACGCCTGCCGGTACTGCTCTTCACTGTTGGTGAAGATGGCGCTGCGGTACTGCGATCCCCAGTCCGGTCCCTGACGGTTGATCTGGGTGGGATCGTGTAGGGAGAAGAACGTGTCCAGCAACGTCTCGTAGCTGAGCCGGGATGGATCAAAGGTTACTTCGACCACCTCCGCGTGGCCGGTTCGGTCGGTACAGACTTCCTTGTAGGTCGGGTGTTCGAGCTCCCCACCCTCGTAGCCAACAGCGGTATCCAGAACTCCAGACATTTCGCTAAAACGGGCTTCTACACCCCAAAAACAACCTGCTCCAAACACTGCCTTTTCAATTGCCACGGTGCTGCTCCTGTTCTCTATGGAAAGGCTTTGTTGCCTGACTCTGATTGGATGCCGGCGACGCTACTTTGTCATCCGGCGAAGCGTGAAATCTTCTGTGAAAAGCTGGAGTAGATTCCTCCTCGAAGAGGACACTCGTCAAGTCCGAAGGGTTGAGAGGCAGCACGAAAGATGCGTCCGCCAAAAATCAGCGGCCGCCATCGGTGGGTGCGGCTCTGCGAGAGAAGTGTTGCGGGTAGGCAAATGCCCGGCCTGGAGCATCTCTAGCTCGGGCGGCGGGATGGTTTGGAGTTGGACGCGAAGGTGCGGCGGGGTGGAGCAGAACGCTTCTTGACCGGGGCCTTGAGCTGCGCGAACTCCGGGAGCTTCTGCTTGGGGACGACCTTTTTGCCGCTGGCAGCGCGGGAGAGCGCCATCACTTCGCCCGGCTTCAGTTCGCGAAACTCACCCGGCGGTATGTCGAGGCGAAGTGCTCCGTAACCGATGCGGCGGATCTTCTCAACGTGATGGCCGATCTCCTCGAACATCTTGCGCAACTGCCGATTGCGGCCTTCTGTGAGCGTGAGCTGATACCAGGGGTTGTCGCCGCCGCGTACGAGTTCGATCTGCGCGGGAGCGGTGATGATCCGGTCGCGGCGGCCTGCGCGTACTTCATCGAGCCGGCCGCGGTCGATCATGATGCCGCGACGGATCTGGTCGATGGCGGAGTCCGGCGGAACCCCTGAAACCTTGACCAGGTAGGTTTTTTCGACGCCGGCGGCGGCCTTTGAGAGCGAGTTGGCCAGTTCGCCGTCGTTCGTCATCAGCAACAGGCCTTCCGAAAGATAATCGAGGCGACCGACAGGGTAGAGGCGAACGTTGTCGCCATGTGGCCCGGACTTCGGCGCGGACATGAGGTCCATTACCGTGGGCCGCTTCTGCGGGTCGGTGAGCGTGGTGACGTAGCCGCGCGGCTTGTTGAGCATGTAATAACGCTGCTCTTCTGGGCCTTTGAGGAGTTTGCCGTCGACGCGGATGTGGTCGCGGGTGGCGTCGGCGCGGGTGCCAAGCTCGGTGACGGTGGTGCCGTTTACCTGGACGCGGCCTTCGAGGATGATCTCCTCGGCCTTGCGGCGGCTGGCTATGCCAGCCTGGGCAAGGATCTTCTGCAGGCGGTCGCCCTTGGGGACGGCGGGGTCTTCGGGCTTGATTTTTGGGGTGGAGGTGTTGGGAGACTTCGGCATGATTTCCAGCTTTCTGACTGCGGAGAAGCTCATCGCTGTCGGGTAGTGCTCTCTCCAGTGTAGCGGGCGGGGGTTGATCTTCGGGCGTTTCGCGAGATTTCTTTCGATATATCGAATTTTGACTTGCATCCGAGTGTGTTTCGATATATCTATTATTCAGATATATCGAAAGTGTATCTAGAAGGAGATTTACTTATGTTTGGACATTTTGGATTTGGAAGACACGGAAGGGGATTCAGGCACGGCGGGCCAGATTCCATGGACGAAGGAGAACACCGGGGGCGCGGTATGCGCTGGGGCGGCGGACGAGGATTTGGCCGGCCGTTCGATCATGGCGAGCTCCGCTTTGTGATCCTGGCCTTGATTGCCGAGAAGCCGCGGCATGGGTACGAGATCATCAAGGCGATTGAAGAGCAGTTTGGCGGGAGCTACTCGCCCAGCCCTGGGGTTGTGTACCCGACGCTGACGCTGCTGGAAGAGCAGGGAAACGCGACGGTCGAGGAGATCGGCGGCAAGAAGTCGTACACGATTACGGAGCAGGGCAAGGAGTTTCTCGCGGCCAACCAGGCGTTCGCTCAGGCGGCGATGGGTCGGATGCGCGGCAACGGGTTCCCGGATGGCATGGGCAAGCCGCCGCAGCTTATTCGGGCGGTCGAGAACCTGAAGATGGCGCTTCGGCTGCGGCACAGAAGTGGCCCGATGACCGAGGAACAGATTCAGAAGATTGTGGCCGCTCTGGACGCGGCAACTGTGGCCATTGAACGTGGCTGATGCAGTTCAACAGATGAAAGGAAGAAGAGGATGATTACTGATATTTCGACGTTGACGAAGAGCTCTGAGGCACGCGTGGCGACGGGGAACGGCAGCAGCTATCTGCGGAAGCTATGCCAGCACTGGGCGCACAAGTTTCCGGTCAAGTATGACGACACTCACGGGAAGATCGACCTGGCGGCGGGTAAGTGCCTTCTGTTCGCGGATGCTGCTGGGCTGACCGTGCGGCTGCTGATGCCGGAGGACGGCGATCAGGCTCGCATGCAGCAGGTAGTGGAAGAGCACATCAAGCGGTTTGCGTTCAAGGAGGAGTTGGAGTTTGTGTGGGGGGCGGTGGTTGCCGATCTGTCACTTTCGAAGGGGTAGAGCGAAGGCGGTCTCGCTTCGCTCGATGCCCACATCTCAGAATCGAGATAGGAGGCACCCAACTTAGGCTGCAAGTCGCCGTCGACTTGGCCTTCTAGGATGCGTTGGGTAAGAAGCATCCGACGACAAGGAACACCACGGCGATCCCTCCGCAGACCAGCGTGCCGCCCCAGAGTTGCATGAAAGTATTTATCTTCGCGTGTTCTGGAATCGACGGGTCATAGAGGACAGTGACGGATTGCCCTTTGCGAAGGGATGGTGGGTTTGTGCCGAAGTTCGATTGAACGCAGACCTCCTGGCCATCTGGAAGAGCGAACGTAAATCAAGGCTTGTAGATGGGGTCACCATCACTGTCCGTCGAGAGGGTGTTTTCTATGATCGTTCCTCTGGCGGAGACTGCCGACCTCACGAAGCGTCGCGTTGAGCGCGCGAGGAAAGCCGCCAAGATCAGCAGGATCGCGGCAACGTTCATGATGACAATCTGAACAGTTGAGAGCGCGTCTATGTTTGCCATGCCTGTATCAACCGAAAGCATACCCCAGCGCCTAAAGCCCCACTTATTCGATTGGCCCTTTTTGCCAAGGCTGAAGCCTTGGCCTACCTAGTGGCAAAAGCTCCAGCCCTGGCGGCTTATCGGGATTCTTTCGATTCGGCGGCTTCTTCTTCGGCTTGTTCCTGCTGGAGCTCGGCGTCCATGGCGGGGGAGTCGAAGGGGGCTTCTTCGCCAGGGGCCTGGTCGTATTGGGGTGGTAGGCCGGAGATGCGACCGTCTACTATGACCTCGTCGGCTTCTGTCTCGGCGGGGACGCCTGCGGAGGACTCGTCGGAGCCATCGAGTGGGATGCTGTCGCCGTCGGATTGAGGCTCGACGGAGTCTTTCTCTTCTTCTAGTTCTGCGGGTGACTCGGCTGTTTCGGATGACATGGGAATCTCCTCCTGGACCGGCTCGACATCGGCGAGCTCGCCGGCCATCTTCTCAAACTCTTCGATGCTGGGAAGCTCGGAGACGTCTTTGAGGCCGAAGCGGAGGAGGAAGTCGCGAGTGGTCTTGTAGAGGATGGGCCGGCCGATGACCTGCTTGCGGCCTGCGGTGGTGATGAGCTTGCGGGCCATCAAGGAACCGAGGACGCCGCCGGAGTCGACGCCGCGGATCTCCGAGATCTCGGGCGCGGTGACGGGCTGCTTGTAGGCGACGACGGCGAGGGTTTCGAGCGCCTGGAGCGAGAGCTTGAGCGGTGGTTTGAGGGACTTTACAAAGCCGCGGACGGCGTCGTGGTACTCGGGCTTGGTGGCGAGGCGGTAGCCGCCGGCGACCTCGCGGATCTCGAGGCCGCGGGCACTGGTGGCGTAGTCGGCGATGAGCTCGTCGACGATGGAGCGGAAGTAGTCGCGGAGACGGCGCTCACGGGCCTTCTCGTCCTGCTTGGCGTCGCGTGCGGACTTCGAGGCTTCCGGCTGCGGCGTGGCCTCTGACTGCGGTGCTGTTTCCGGCTCAGGATGTTCGGGGATGGGGGAATCTTCGGTTGGCTCGGGTTCCTGGGACGGGACGGTCTTCGTCGGAGCCGGTTCGGAGGGTTCGTGGTCGGCCAGATGAGGAACGGGAAGTTCGGTCGATTCCTCTGCATCCTGTGCGCCGGTCGCGCCTTCGATGTCAGCCTCGGGCAGCGACGGAGCCATGGCCTCGGCGGCGGGCTCAAGCTCTGGCGGGGGAACAGGCTCGCCATCGAGCGCGAGCGACTGCTGGGCGGAGTCGAGGTGGTCGAGTTCGGCCTGGGCCTCCTGCCCGAGCAGGCCGGTGAGCTGGGCCAGGGTTACCGGTTCTTCAGACGCGTAGATGACGGCTTCGATCTTTGCTTTAAGGCTCATGGTGTCAGGTGTAAGCATACCAACCCTGGCGGCAGAGGGTGTTTTTAGGGTGAAGGAGGGCGGTCTCGCTTCGCTCGATGCCCACATCTCAAAATCGAGATAGGTGGCACCCGGCGGGATGAGCTTTGGGGGCAAAAGGGAAGGCCCGCCGGGGCGGGCCTTCTGTGGAATCAGGTTCAGCAGGGTTACTTGGCGACGGTGTTGAAGAGCCAGAAGAGGCAGCCGGAGAGCAGCGCCGCTACGGGCAGGGTGAAGACCCAGGCGAGGGCGATGTCGCGGAGGGTGGACATCTGGAGGCCGCTCTTGTTGGCCGCCATGGTTCCGGCGATGCCCGAAGAGAGAACGTGGGTGGTGGAGACGGGCAGGCCGTAGGTGTCAGCGGCGAGGATGGTCGCCATAGCGACCAGCTCGGCCGACGCGCCTTGAGCGTAGGTCAGGTGGGTCTTGCCGATCTTTTCACCGACGGTGACGACGATGCGCTTCCAGCCGACCATGGTTCCGAGGCCGAGAGCGAGAGCGACGGCGACCTTAACCCAGGTGGGAATGAAGCGGGTGGAGGTGTCGAGGAACTTCTTGTAGTTGGCGATGATCTTCTTGTCGTTGTCGTTGAACTTCGGAGCGCCGTCGGCTTTGCCGAGGATGCGGAGGGTCTCGCTGGTGAGGTACATCTGGTTGCGGACGTTGGCCTGCATCTCGGCGGGGACTTTGCCGAGCGAACCGTAGAGGGTCGCCTCGTTCTTGATGTCGGTGACCATGTTGACGAGGGCGGGAAGGACGGCGGGCTCAAACTGCTTCTTACTGACGAACTTTTCGAGCTCGGGGCCAGAGTCCTGTACGACGGCATTGGGGTCAGCGTAGGCACCGATGGCTCCGGTCATCTGGCTGGAGACGGCTGCGAAGGTCTGAACCTGCGCGGCGGTGACGGTGTGGTTTAGAGCGTACGCGGTGGGGACGGTTCCGACGAGGATGAGCATGATAAGGCCCATGCCCTTCTGACCATCGTTCGAGCCATGAGCGTACGACACGCCGCCGCAGGTGAGGATGAGCAGGCAGCGGATGTAGAACGGTGGCGGCGCAGTGCCTTCCGGTGCCTTGTAGAGGCGAGGATCGCGGGCAAGGAGCTTGAAGAGGAAGAAGACCAGGGCAGCGAAGACGAAGCCGACGACGGGCGAGATGAGCAGCGCCTTGAAGACCTTGGTGACCTGCTCCCACTCGACGCCAGAGGTGCCGGAGTTGCCCTGCATCATCTGGTTGGCGATACCGACGCCGATGATGGAACCGATCATCGTGTGCGAGCTGGAGGCTGGGAGACCGCGCCACCAGGTGGCGAGGTTCCAGAGGATGGCGGCGACCAACAGCGCGAAGACCATCGAGAAGCCTGCGCCCTTGGAGACCTTGAGGATGAGCTCGACGGGCAGCAGCGTGATGATGGAGAAGGCGACCGCGCCGGAGCTGGTGAGCACGCCGATGAAGTTCATGATGCCGGAGTAGACGACGGCGACATGGGGCTCGAGCGAGTGGGTGTAGATGCAGGTTGCGACGGCGTTCGCGGTGTCGTGGAAGCCGTTGACGAACTCAAATCCGAGCGCGATGAAGAGGGCAAGTCCCAACAAGATAAAGGGGAAGACCGAGGCGCTGTGGACGATGGAAAGGTCGGCGGAGAGCTTGGTCCATATGTAGATCAGACCGGTGACGAGCATGATGGCAAAGACGATTCCGCCGACCTTGCCAGGCGAGGATTTTTTGAGCTTGGCGTCCAGAAGCGAGCCGGTTTGTGTCGGTTCGACCGGCGTAGGGAAGCTGTGTGCGGGAGTTGCCATAGGTATGTGCCTTGTCAGTCGCTGAGATGTGCGGTGACTAAGACACTAGGAGGGTTTTGCGAATGGAGTGTTACGGGAGTGTGAAGAGTGGCGCATGTTACTTAAGAGGGATTGCGGGATTGTCCGGAAGTGAAGCAAGTTTTACGGAAATATTGCAATGGAAATGTCACCCCCCAAAATGTTCCACGCGGAACATTTTGGGGGGTGACATCGGACCTATCCATCGACCAACCCTGATTTTTTCTCTAAAATTCCTCCATTCCCTCCGGATCGCGAGCTTTGGGCATCGGATACACCGGTTAGAATCTGCGAAAAAACGGCAAACTTGAGCTATGGCGTTTCACTCATCCAAGCGGCCTCTCTGGCACTGAACTGCTGGTGTTAGAACTCCCAGAACTCTTCGGCGAAGGAGAACTGACCGGCTACGGGAACTTCTACATCTTCTTCGCGGAGCGAGGCGCGCAGGATGATGCCGCTTTCGAACTCGATCTCGATGGCTTCGCCTTCTTCAAGGGTGGCGTTCGTTACGTCTTCGGTGAGGACGCCGCAGAGGACGTTGCGGTACTCGGGTTCGCCGAAGGCGTAGGAGCCTTCCTCGCGGAAGACATCGGGCCAGGTGAAGAAGGTCAGCGATGGTCCGCTGGCGGGTTCGCCGAAGTGGAGGATGAGGTGGTCCTGGATGAACTCGACGGAGGTGAGTTCGAGACCGACTAGAGAACTAAGATCCGCCATGATTAGTGGCCGGTCTCTTCGCTGGTGAAGGCCTCGTAGGCGGCGGCGTCGAGCAGGGCATCCGCCTGCGCGGGGTCGGAGAGGGTGAGCTTCATGATCCAGGTGTTGTTGGCGTCGGAGTTGATGGTCTCGGGCGCGGAGGTGAGGGTCTCGTTGATCTCGGTGACGGTGCCGGAGACGGGGGCGAAGAGGTCTGAGACGGACTTTACGGACTCGATGGAGCCAAAGGTCGCGCCGGACTCAAGGACGTCGCCGACCTTGGGGAGTTCGACGAAGACGATGTCGCCGAGGGAGTTCTGGGCGTAGTCGGTGATGCCGATCGTGCCGGTGGTGCCGTCGATGGCAAGCCACTCGTGTTCCTTGGTGTACTTGTAGGTTTCGGGATACGCCATAATCTTCTTCTCCGGGTCTTGTTGATGTGAGTCTGCGAGACCCAGTATAGCGGTATACCGGCCCTGTGCATCGATGACGAGCGCATGGTATGGTTGGCGCGATTCTTCAGGGGGAACGATGCGCGTTGGGTTTGTGGTGGTGGCTGCGATGTTGAGTGTTGGCGTGGCGATGGCGCAGCAGGCGGAGGATCTGTCGCAGATAAAAGACAGCAGCAAGATCGGGCCGGATGGGACGGCTTACGTGACGCGGGTGGTGCCGGTGCCGACGACGATCAGCCCGGAGGCGCAGAAGAGCCTGGCGCGGGTGGTGTCGGATGCGGTGGTGCCGTCGACGCTGGAGCAGAGGCGGACGGGGACAGACAAGTGGCAGAACGGCGCGGGTGAAGTTTCGAAGCAGATGTATCCGGCGAAGGTGCAGGAGTCGACGATTGCGGGCGTTCCGGTGCGGATTGTGACCCCGTTGACGGTGGCCGAGGGTAAGCGCGACAAGGTGCTGATCAACCTGCATGGCGGAGGCTTCAACTCGGATTCGGGGTCGCTGACAGAGACGATTCCGATTGCGAACCTGACGGGGATCAAGGTCGTCGCGGTTCTTTACCGGCTGGCTCCGGAGCATCCGTTTCCAGCGGGGCTGGACGATGCTGTCGCGGTCTATAAGGAGTTGCTGAAGACGTACAAGCCGAATCATATTGCGATCTATGGGACGTCGGCGGGGGCGATTCTTACCGCGGAGGTGACGGCAAAGTTGAAGCAGATGAAGCTGCCGATGCCTGCGGCTACCGGGATCTTTTCGGGGATGGGAGACTTCAGTCGGCTGGGGGATTCATGGTCGCTGTTTGCACTGAATGGGCTGTCGGGACATCTCGATGCGCCATCGGCTACGCCGCATGATGCGGAGTATGTGGGGACTACGGATTTAAAGGACACGGTGCTGTCACCGATCTATGGGGACTTGAGCGGGTTTCCACCGACGCTGTTTGTGACGAGTGGGCGGGACCTCTTGCAGAGTGGGACTACGACGTTGCACCGGGCTTATCTGCGGGCGGGAGTGGATGCTCGGCTGGTGGAGTTCGAGGCGCTGACGCATGCGTTCTGGAATGATCCGAAGCTGCCGGAGTCGAAGGAGGCGGATGAGATTATGGCTAGGTTTTTTGAGAAGGAGCTTGGGAGGTAGCGTCAGATGCGGAGACATCGGAGCAGAGTTGGGTCTGCGGCTGGAAAGAGTGGTTTTGGAAGACGTTGCCTTTGAGGGAAGCCGCAGCTTCTAGTGCGATAGCATAGCTGGCATGTTCGCCACTCTGATCATCGCTGCCATTCTCGCTCCGAAAACAGTCGAGCCCTGCCGTGTGATTCATGGCCGAGCCACCTACGGCACAATGAATGGAATGGTACGCATTTGGCATATTGGGACTCATCACACTTTTAAGCCTGACCAGTTGCGAACACCTGATACGGAAGATTTTTCACCATCCTGGCAGAAGGTCATTGATCTGCTTGCTTCAGGCGGGAAAGAACCGGACGTTTTCGCCCATAACCAACTCTTCGCGGATTTCTTAGTGTGCCCAACGCAGCGGTTTAGCAAAGGCGCTTCCCAACCTGCGCAAGTCCGATGCATCTACCATCCGCGTGTTGTATCTCGCGACCGGTAGGTGAGCAAACATTGATGATTCAAGAGACTTATTATCGCGGTGATACCGGACGTTCCTTCCTCCCGAAAGTCTGTTGGTTCTGGCGGCAAGAGGAAAGCAGATTCCCTTCGGGAATGACAAACAAAGTGGGCATGCCAGTGTGCTGTTGTGGCGGCTTGGCCCACATCTGGCGGTAAGGCATGCCTGATATGGGGCCCCCGGCCGGGAGCCGACATCGTAGATCAAGAATTGAGAGTGAATCTGAGATGGCGCGGATTTGGGTAGAGGGGTATACGGGTAGCGGAGTTCCTTTTGAGTACTGGGGACATAGTCCGATAGTGCGTCCTGAAGACCGAAACCTTATTCCACGAAACATGTTGAAGGTTGCCGTAGCTTCCTTCACATTTCGATTCGTTTCCATCGCGCAGATAAGGGACTGTCTCTTCTACTACGAGCAAAAGACCCATCCCAGCAGCAGAATTCTAACCAGTGGAGGTGACCACTGGGAATTCGAGAGGTGGTTTGAACGTCTTCCGATGTACTTGCTCGAAGACGCAAAGCGCGCCAAAGTAGTCAAAGCTCTACGGAGAGCCTTGGTTGTTGCTGAAGCAGGGGCTTTTGTGGAAGTGCTGCCCCCTGCTTGATCAACGGCGGTATGTGGGCAACGACGTGGCGGTCTAAATCTTCTGCTTTGCCCATTTGCCTTGGCCGAAGAGATAGAGAGAGATCAGCACGATCACAGACTGCGCTACAACTACGGAGGCGTAGACTCCGTTGACCTGTAGCCGCGTGTGCATGGCGAGGAACCAGGCGAGGGGAATCTCTACGATCCAGAAGCCGAAGAGGTTGACGTAGGTGGGGGTGAGGGTGTCGCCGGAGCCGTTGAAGGCTTGCAACAAGACCATGCCGTAGGCGTAGGCGATGTTGCCGCAACTGAAGATGCGCAGGCAGGGGATGCCGGTGCGGAGGACTTCGGGGTAGGACGTGAAGAGGCCGAGGATGAACGGCGCGAAGGCAATGAACACCAGGCCGACGGAGCCGAGGAAGACCATGTTCCAAAGGCCGGTTCGCCAGATGGCGTTGCGGGCGCGGTCGGGGTGGCCTGCGCCGAGGTTCTGGCCGACCAGGGTGGCGGCCGCGTTGCTCAATCCCCATGACGGCAGGATGGCGAAGATCACGATGCGGATGGCGATGGTGTAGGCAGCGAGCGCAGGCGCTCCGAAGAGGCTGACGATGCGGACGAGGCCGATCCAACTGGCCTGGCCGATGAGGAATTGAAGGATGCCCAGGGCGGAGACCTTGATGAGACGCCAGAGGACTTCGGCGTTCAGGCGCAGATGGCAGGCGAGGATGCAGAGGCGCTCGGTGCCTCGGGCGAGTCGATAGAACTGGTAGAGGACGCCGATGCCTCGGCCGGTGAAGGTGGCCAGCGCCGCCCCTGTTACGCCCATCCGTGGAATAGGCCCGAGGCCGAAGATGAAGATCGGGTCGAGGATCAGGTTGAGGATGTTCGAGACCCAGAGGAGCCGCATGGCGATGGCGGCGTCGCCGGTGCCGCGAAAGATGGCGTTGTTCAAGAAGAGCAGCAGCACAACGCCGGAGCCGCCGAGCGCGATGCGGGTGTATCCGCTGCCCGTGGCGACGAGCGCTGGCGAGGCTCCCATGGCGGCGAGGAGCTTCGGCGCTAGGAAGAAGAACGGCAGCCCCATCACGACCGAAGCGATGAGGCCAAGAAAGATTGCTTGAACAGCAGAGATGGCTGCGCCGTCGGTATCCTTTTCGCCGATGCGGCGGGCGACCATGGCCGTGGTGGACATGCCGAGACCGATGCCGACGGAGAAGACGATGCTGAGGACCGACTCGGTGAGGCCGACGGTGGCGATGGCGTTCGCGCCGAGGCGGCTGACCCAGAAGACGTCGACGACGGCGAAGAGCGACTCGAGGACCATCTCGAGCACCATGGGGATGGCGAGCAGGAGGATGGACCGGTTGAGGCTGCCGGTAGTGTAGTCCTGATGGCTGCCGCGCAGAGCCTCTTTGATGGACTGCCAGAGGGTGGGCTGGGGCTGAGGGCTGATAGAGGTGTCCATGTAAGTTGGAGACATAGTACCCCGGACGGCGCGGGACGAAGATCACAAGGGCTTAGGTTGCGTCGACATACTGCGATGCCGTCATTCTGAAGGCCAGCCAAAGAATCCCCGCATCTAGCTTGTGCTGGGCGCGCAAGCTTTCGTGGCTCTTACACAAAATGCCGGGATTCTTCCCCTTCGCTTCGCTCGAGGGTCAGAATGACGGTGTGAGAGGAGTGGCATGGAATGAATTCTTAGCTGATCGGCTTGCCGAACAGGACGTTGAATTTTCCGAATAGGACATCCAGACGATAGACGTGTGCGGGATAGGCAAGCATCTCGTCGAGTTCCGCAGAGCGGAGGAAGTTCTGGCCACCCGGGCCGACGTTGTGCGCGTTGCGCGCGGCGGCGTCGGGGAAGGCCTCGAAGATTCCAAAGGTCGTCTCGGAGTAGCGAGTGCCGAACCACGGGCCGGTGCCGGGTTCCTGCTCGACACCGGCAAGGATATCGCGCAGGAACTGTTCTACCTT
This Granulicella aggregans DNA region includes the following protein-coding sequences:
- a CDS encoding DEAD/DEAH box helicase — encoded protein: MTTATLEPQMEASAVPANNLQNNSTNNAAAPETVLSPNGLPLVADVHFTDFKISDSLKSRLTAAGFTLPTPVQAKAIPPALEGADILATASTGTGKTLSFLIPMIERMDATSVPSTRGKRGPIRSLILLPTRELAMQVLEAYNKLVPNSKGDAVLVCGGLSENTQLDQLDRGPRLVVATPGRLEDFLRRRSVNLSSVEMFVLDEVDRMLDMGFLPAIRRIVGAIPKTRQTMCYSATLDANIREIVRDYVNKPVRIEIGTTSKPSDRVELRVYTVMQDQKLGLLDQMLRQEEGTFLVFSRTKHGADRISKKLEKLGHDADVIHGDRSQSQRTAALKGFANGKHRVLVATDVAARGIDVNDIAHVVNYDLPNASDDFVHRIGRTGRAGKKGVATTFVMPQEKSDARKLERELKIKFEWREADKNLEKEERNKPVDLTSRGPADLMQMETRSWKGNEPVTPMSTPTNSYGNSNGGRSRSGSGGGGFAGGRNSGGRGPGGNFGRSSSGRPGGSSRSGPARRGQ
- the msrA gene encoding peptide-methionine (S)-S-oxide reductase MsrA, producing MAIEKAVFGAGCFWGVEARFSEMSGVLDTAVGYEGGELEHPTYKEVCTDRTGHAEVVEVTFDPSRLSYETLLDTFFSLHDPTQINRQGPDWGSQYRSAIFTNSEEQYRQACSKIADLNASGAYRQRIATQVQPSTTFWKAEEYHQRYLEKRGMVSCHI
- a CDS encoding pseudouridine synthase; its protein translation is MPKSPNTSTPKIKPEDPAVPKGDRLQKILAQAGIASRRKAEEIILEGRVQVNGTTVTELGTRADATRDHIRVDGKLLKGPEEQRYYMLNKPRGYVTTLTDPQKRPTVMDLMSAPKSGPHGDNVRLYPVGRLDYLSEGLLLMTNDGELANSLSKAAAGVEKTYLVKVSGVPPDSAIDQIRRGIMIDRGRLDEVRAGRRDRIITAPAQIELVRGGDNPWYQLTLTEGRNRQLRKMFEEIGHHVEKIRRIGYGALRLDIPPGEFRELKPGEVMALSRAASGKKVVPKQKLPEFAQLKAPVKKRSAPPRRTFASNSKPSRRPS
- a CDS encoding PadR family transcriptional regulator, which gives rise to MDEGEHRGRGMRWGGGRGFGRPFDHGELRFVILALIAEKPRHGYEIIKAIEEQFGGSYSPSPGVVYPTLTLLEEQGNATVEEIGGKKSYTITEQGKEFLAANQAFAQAAMGRMRGNGFPDGMGKPPQLIRAVENLKMALRLRHRSGPMTEEQIQKIVAALDAATVAIERG
- a CDS encoding DUF2218 domain-containing protein; the protein is MITDISTLTKSSEARVATGNGSSYLRKLCQHWAHKFPVKYDDTHGKIDLAAGKCLLFADAAGLTVRLLMPEDGDQARMQQVVEEHIKRFAFKEELEFVWGAVVADLSLSKG
- the scpB gene encoding SMC-Scp complex subunit ScpB, with the translated sequence MSLKAKIEAVIYASEEPVTLAQLTGLLGQEAQAELDHLDSAQQSLALDGEPVPPPELEPAAEAMAPSLPEADIEGATGAQDAEESTELPVPHLADHEPSEPAPTKTVPSQEPEPTEDSPIPEHPEPETAPQSEATPQPEASKSARDAKQDEKARERRLRDYFRSIVDELIADYATSARGLEIREVAGGYRLATKPEYHDAVRGFVKSLKPPLKLSLQALETLAVVAYKQPVTAPEISEIRGVDSGGVLGSLMARKLITTAGRKQVIGRPILYKTTRDFLLRFGLKDVSELPSIEEFEKMAGELADVEPVQEEIPMSSETAESPAELEEEKDSVEPQSDGDSIPLDGSDESSAGVPAETEADEVIVDGRISGLPPQYDQAPGEEAPFDSPAMDAELQQEQAEEEAAESKESR